Part of the Pseudomonas sp. ADAK13 genome is shown below.
AGAGAGCCTATAACTTCTGTGCCGGTCCCGCGGCGCTTCCTGAAGCAGTCCTGCAGCGCGCGCAGGGTGAACTCCTCGACTGGCATGGAAAAGGCCTCTCCGTGATGGAAATGAGCCATCGCAGCGATGAGTTCGTGTCCATTGCCACCAAGGCCGAGCAGGATATGCGCGACTTGCTGGACATCCCGTCTGACTACAAAGTGTTGTTCCTGCAAGGTGGCGCAAGCCAGCAGTTCGCCCAGATCCCGCTGAACCTGCTGCCGGAAGACGGCACGGCCGACTATATCGACACCGGTATCTGGGGCCAGAAGGCGATTGAAGAGGCCTCCCGTTACGGCCACGTCAATGTGGCGGGCACTGCCAAGCCTTACGACTACTTCGCCATTCCTGGTCAGGACGAGTGGAAGCTCTCGAAAGACGCGGCCTACGTTCACTATGTGGCGAACGAAACCATTGGCGGCCTGGAGTTCGACTGGGTTCCCGAGGTGGGTGATGTTCCGCTGGTGTGCGACATGTCCTCGGACATCCTCTCGCGCCCGATCGATGTGTCCAGGTACGGCATGATCTACGCCGGCGCGCAGAAGAACATCGGCCCGAGCGGCATCCTGGTCAACATCATCCGCGAAGACCTGCTGGGCCGTGCGCGTTCGCTGTGCCCGACCATGCTCAACTACAAGGTCGCGGCCGATAACGGCTCGATGTACAACACCCCGCCAGCGTTCGCCTGGTACCTGTCGGGCCTGGTATTCGAATGGCTGAAAGAGCAGGGCGGTGTGGCTGCCATGGGCAAGCTCAACGAAGAGAAGAAACGTACCCTGTACGACTTCATCGACGCCAGCGGCCTGTACAGCAACCCGATCAACCTGACTGACCGTTCGTGGATGAACGTGCCGTTCCGCCTGGCGGACGACCGTCTGGACAAGCCATTCCTGGCCGGCGCCGACGAGCGCGGCCTGTTGAACCTCAAGGGCCACCGTTCGGTAGGTGGCATGCGCGCCTCCATCTATAACGCTGTCGATATCCACGCCGTCAGGGCGCTGGTGGCCTACATGGCAGAGTTCGAAAAGGAACACGGCTAATGTCTGAGCAAGAACTCAAGGCCCTGCGCGTGCGCATTGACAGCCTGGACGAGAAAGTCCTGGAGCTGATCAGTGAGCGCGCGCGGTGCGCCCAGGAAGTTGCACGGGTGAAAATGGCGTCCCTGGCTGAAGGCGAAGTGCCGGTTTTTTACCGTCCGGAGCGTGAAGCCCAGGTGCTCAAGCGCGTGATGGAACGCAACAAGGGCCCGTTGGGTAACGAAGAGATGGCGCGGTTGTTCCGCGAAATCATGTCTTCATGCCTGGCACTAGAGCAGCCGCTGAAAGTGGCTTACCTCGGCCCGGAAGGCACCTTCACTCAAGCTGCAGCCATGAAGCACTTCGGTCACGCCGTGATCAGCAAGCCGATGGCGGCGATCGACGAAGTGTTCCGTGAAGTGGCCGCCGGGGCGGTGAACTTTGGCGTAGTGCCGGTGGAAAACTCCACCGAAGGCGCCGTCAACCACACTCTCGACAGCTTCCTTGAGCACGACATGGTGATCTGCGGCGAAGTTGAGCTGCGTATCCACCACCACTTGCTGGTGGGCGAAAACACCAAGACCGACAGCATCAGCCGCATCTACTCCCACGCCCAGTCCCTGGCCCAGTGCCGCAAGTGGCTGGACGCGCACTATCCGAACGTGGAGCGTGTGGCGGTATCCAGCAACGCCGAAGCGGCGAAGCGGGTCAAGGGTGAGTGGAACTCGGCGGCGATTGCCGGCGATATGGCTGCCGGCCTGTACGGCCTGACGCGCCTGGCCGAGAAAATCGAGGACCGCCCGGATAACTCCACGCGCTTCCTGATGATCGGCAGCCAGGAAGTGCCGCCCACCGGCGACGACAAGACCTCGATCATCGTCTCCATGAGCAACAAGCCCGGTGCGCTGCATGAGCTGCTGGTGCCGTTCCACGACAACGGGATTGACCTGACGCGAATCGAGACTCGTCCTTCGCGCAGCGGTAAATGGACTTATGTGTTCTTTATCGACTTCGTCGGCCATCACCGCGACCCACTGGTCAAGGGAGTGCTCGAGAAAATCAGTCAGGAAGCCGTGGCACTCAAGGTGCTGGGCTCTTACCCGAAAGCGGTTTTGTGAGGCTTTAACATGAGTGGCAACTTCCTCGCCCTGGCACAGCCGGGCGTGCAACAACTGTCGCCTTACGTCCCGGGCAAGCCTGTGGACGAGTTGGCGCGTGAGTTGAATCTGGATCCATCGAAGATCGTAAAGCTGGCCAGTAACGAAAACCCGCTGGGCCCAAGCCCCAAGGTGCTGGCCGCGATTCGTGATGCGCTGGCTGAGCTGACCCGTTACCCCGATGGCAATGGCTTTGCGCTCAAGTCCCTGTTGGCGGAAAAGTGCCGGGTTGAGCTGAACCAGGTGACCCTGGGTAACGGTTCCAACGACATTCTGGAGCTGGTGGGTCGTGCCTATCTGGCGCCGGGCCTGAACGCAGTGTTCAGTGAGCATGCGTTTGCGGTCTATCCGATCGTCACTCAGGCGGTAGGGGCTGAAGCTCGCGTCATTCCTGCCAGGGATTGGGGCCATGACCTGCCGGCCATGCTGGCGGCCATCGATGACAAGACCCGTGTCGTGTTTATCGCCAACCCGAATAACCCGACCGGTACCTGGTTCAGCGCCGAGGTGCTGGACAACTTCCTCCAAGACGTACCGGAGCACGTGCTGGTGGTGCTGGACGAGGCTTACATCGAGTACGCCGAAGGCAGCGACCTGCCGGACGGCCTGGACTTCCTCGCGGCTTATCCGAACCTGCTGGTCTCGCGCACGTTCTCCAAGGCTTATGGCCTGGCATCGCTGCGGGTCGGTTACGGCCTGTCCACCGCCGTGGTGGCCGATGTGCTGAACCGTGTTCGCCAGCCCTTCAACGTCAACAGCCTCGCACTGGCGGCGGCTTGCGCTGCGGTGCAGGACGCCGAGTACCTGGAAGAAGGTCGTCGCCTCAACGAAAGCGGCATGCTGCAATTGCAGGAAGGCTTCCGTGAGTTGGGTCTGGGCTGGATTCCGTCCAAGGGCAACTTCATTTGTGTCGATCTCGGGCAAGTTGCGGCGCCGGTGTTCCAGGGCCTGCTGCGCGAAGGCGTGATCGTGCGTCCGGTGGCCAACTACGGCATGCCGAACCACCTGCGCATCACCATCGGTTTGCCTGCTGAAAACAGCCGCTTCCTTGAGGCATTGGCCAAGGTTCTGGCTCGTGGTTGATGTCACTGCATTGCAACCTGCTGTGCCTATGATCGGTCGCCTGGTGGTGGTCGGTCTGGGATTGATCGGCGGCTCCTTCGCCAAGGGCCTGCGGGAAAGCGGCCTGTGTGGCGAAGTGGTCGGTGTGGACCTGGACCCGCAATCGCGCAAGTTGGCGGTTGAATTGGGGGTGGTGGATCGCTGCGAGGCGGACCTGGCGGTTGCCTGCCAGGGCGCGGATGTCATTCAGTTGGCGGTGCCGATCCTGGCCATGGAGAAGTTGCTGGCGCTGTTGGCCGGCATGGACCTGGGCCGGGCGATCCTGACCGATGTCGGCAGCGCCAAGGGCAATGTCGTGCGTGCGGCGCGGCTGGCCTTTGGTGGCATGCCTGCGCGCTTTGTGCCGGGGCACCCGATTGCCGGGTCCGAACAGAGCGGGGTGGAGGCGTCCAATGCGCAACTGTTCCGCCGCCATAAAGTGATTCTGACGCCGCTGGATGAAACCGACCCTGCGGCATTGGCCGTGGTGGATCGGCTCTGGCGCGAGCTGGGGGCGGACGTCGAGCACATGCAGGTCGAGCGCCACGATGAAGTGTTGGCGGCGACCAGTCATTTGCCGCATTTGCTGGCGTTTGGCCTGGTGGACTCGCTGGCCAAGCGCAACGAGAACCTCGATATTTTCCGTTACGCCGCCGGTGGTTTCCGTGACTTTACCCGGATCGCCGGCAGCGACCCGGTGATGTGGCACGACATCTTCCTCGCCAACCGCGATGCAGTGTTGCGCACCCTGGATACGTTCCGCAGTGACCTCGACGCCTTGCGTGACGCGGTCGATGCAGGCGACGGGCATCAGTTGTTGGGCGTGTTCACCCGTGCGCGGGTGGCGCGGGAGCATTTCAGCAAGATTCTGGCGCGTCGGGCTTATATGGATGCTGCTGTAAACGCGGATGACCTGGTGTTTCTCGCCAGCCCGGGTGGCCGCTTGAGCGGGCAGATTCGGGTGCCTGGGGATAAATCGATCTCTCATCGCTCGATCATGCTTGGGTCGCTGGCGGACGGCATCACTGAGGTAGAAGGTTTCCTGGAGGGCGAAGATGCCCTGGCGACCTTGCAGGCGTTTCGCGACATGGGCGTGGTGATTGAAGGCCCGCACCACGGGCGCGTCACCATTCACGGGGTTGGCCTGCATGGCTTGAAGCCGGCGCCGGGTCCGATTTATCTGGGTAATTCCGGCACCTCCATGCGGCTGTTGTCCGGTTTGCTGGCGGCGCAAAGCTTTGACAGCGTATTGACGGGCGATGCCTCGTTGTCCAAGCGGCCAATGAATCGTGTGGCCAGGCCATTGCGTGAAATGGGCGCGGTAATCGAGACCGGGCCGGAAGGGCGTCCGCCGCTGACGATTCGTGGTGGCCAGACACTGAAAGGGCTGACGTACGCGTTGCCGATGGCCAGCGCCCAGGTTAAATCCTGCCTGCTGCTGGCCGGGTTGTATGCCGAGGGTAAAACCTCGATTACCGAGCCTGCGCCGACCCGTGACCATACCGAGCGGATGTTGCGTGGTTTTGGTTATCCGGTGGAGGTGGCGGGGGCAACGGCGTCGGTCGAGTCCGGTCACTCGCTGACCGCGACGCATATAGAAGTGCCGGGGGATATTTCGTCCTCGGCGTTTTTCCTGGTGGCGGCTTCGATCGCCGAAGGCTCTGAGCTGTTGCTTGAACACGTGGGGATCAATCCGACCCGCACCGGGGTGATCGATATCCTGCGGCTGATGGGCGCGGATATCACCCTGGAAAACCAGCGGGAAGTGGGTGGCGAACCGGTTGCCGATCTGCGTGTTCGCGCGGCGCCGTTGAGGGGTATCGAGATTCCCGAAGCCCTGGTTCCGCTGGCTATCGATGAATTCCCGGTGTTGTTCGTGGCGGCGGCGTGCGCGCAAGGCCGGACGGTATTGCGCGGGGCAGAGGAGCTGCGGGTCAAGGAGTCCGATCGGATCCAGGTGATGGCCGATGGGCTGCTGGCGTTGGGCGTAAAGTGTGAACCGACACCTGATGGGATTATCATTGAAGGCGGCGTAATCGGTGGTGGTGAAGTCCATGCCCATGGCGATCACCGGATTGCCATGGCCTTCAGCGTGGCTTCCCTGCGAGCGGCTGCGCCGATTCGTATCCATGACTGTGCCAACGTGGCTACGTCTTTTCCGAATTTTCTTACACTGTGTGCCCAAGTCGGCATCCGTGTTGCCCAAGAGGCTCAATTGTGAATATCAAAGCACCGGTGATTACCATCGACGGGCCAAGTGGCTCGGGCAAAGGCACGATCGCCGGCATCCTGGCCAAGCGCCTGGGCTGGTGCCTGCTGGATTCCGGCGCGCTGTACCGCTTGCTGGCTTTTGCTGCACGCAACCATGGCGTCGACCTGACCAACGAAGAATCACTGAAGCTGCTGGCTGCCCATCTTGACGTGCAGTTCGTCGGGGCGACGGAAGGTCATCCCCAGCGCATCATCCTGGAAGGGGACGATGTGACGGATGACCTGCGAAACGAACAGGTCGGTTCCTGGGCGTCTCAAGTCGCCGCCTTGCCGGCTGTGCGCGACGCTTTGCTGCAGCGCCAGCGAGCTTTTCAGGAGCCGCCGGGCCTGGTGGCTGACGGCCGCGACATGGGCACGGTGGTTTTTCCCGAGGCGCCGCTGAAGATTTTCCTGACCGCCAGCGCCGAGGAGCGGGCCCGTCGCCGTTACTTGCAGTTGAAGGGCAAAGTCGATGGTGTTAGTCTGTCGAGTCTGCTAGATGAGATCCGTGCACGCGATGAGCGTGACACCCAGCGTGCGGTAGCCCCGCTCAAGCCGGCGGCTGACGCCATACAGCTGGATTCCACGGAGTTGTCCATCGAGCAGGTGCTGGAACGCATCTTGAGTGAAATCGCCATTCGCGATATCGCCGGGTGACCAAGAAGGCCGCGGGGGACCAGTCATAGTCCTGTGGTGCTTCTTTTAATTGAAACTGACCCACACCGTCTGGGGTGTGGAGATGGGCGTATTCTTCGCCCTTATCAACAGGAATTAAAATGAGCGAAAGCTTTGCGGAACTCTTTGAAGAAAGCCTAAAAACCCTGAACCTTCAGGCAGGCTCCATCATCACCGGTGTTATCGTTGATATCGATTACCAAGCTCGCTGGGTAACCGTTCACGCTGGTCTGAAGTCTGAAGCTCTGATCCCGCTGGAACAGTTCTACAACGATGCTGGTGACCTGACTATCAATGTCGGTGACGAAGTTCACGTTGCTCTGGACTCGGTTGAAGACGGTTTCGGTGAAACCAAGCTGTCCCGTGAAAAAGCCAAGCGCGCTGAATGCTGGATTGTTCTCGAAGCAGCCTTCGCAGCTGAAGAAGTGGTCAAGGGCGTTATCAACGGTAAGGTTAAAGGCGGCTTCACTGTCGACGTTAACGGCATCCGTGCGTTCCTGCCAGGTTCTTTGGTCGACGTTCGTCCTGTGCGCGACACCACGCACCTGGAAGGCAAAGAACTCGAATTCAAGGTCATCAAACTCGACCAGAAACGCAACAACGTTGTCGTTTCCCGTCGCAGCGTCCTGGAAGCAGAAAACTCCGCCGAGCGTGAAGCTCTGCTGGAATCCCTGCAGGAAGGCCAACAAGTCAAAGGTATCGTCAAGAACCTCACCGATTACGGCGCATTCGTCGATCTGGGTGGCGTCGATGGCCTGCTGCACATTACCGACATGGCTTGGAAGCGTATCAAGCATCCATCGGAAATCGTCAACGTTGGCGACGAGATCGATGTCAAGGTTCTGAAGTACGATCGTGAGCGCAACCGTGTCTCCCTGGGCTTGAAGCAGCTGGGCGAAGATCCATGGGTCGCTATCAAGGCTCGTTACCCAGAAAGCACTCGCGTCACCGCGCGTGTTACCAACCTGACCGACTACGGCTGCTTCGCAGAGCTGGAAGAAGGCGTGGAAGGCCTGGTACACGTTTCCGAAATGGACTGGACCAACAAAAACATCCACCCTTCGAAAGTCGTACAAGTCGGCGACGAAGTGGAAGTTATGGTTCTGGACATCGACGAAGAGCGTCGTCGTATCTCCCTCGGCATCAAGCAGTGCAAATCTAACCCATGGGAAGATTTCTCTGGCCAGTTCAACAAGGGCGATAAAATCTCCGGCACCATCAAGTCGATCACCGATTTTGGTATCTTCATTGGTCTGGACGGCGGCATCGACGGCCTGGTTCACCTGTCCGACATCTCCTGGAACGAAGTTGGCGAAGAAGCTGTTCGTCGTTTCAAGAAGGGCGACGAGCTGGACACCGTTATCCTGTCGGTTGACCCAGAGCGCGAGCGTATCTCCCTGGGTATCAAGCAACTGGAAAGCGATCCGTTCTCCGAGTACGTTCAAGAGAACGACAAAGGCGCAATCGTTAAAGGCATCGTGAAAGAAGTTGACGCCAAAGGCGCCATCATCACTCTGGCCGACGACATCGAAGCGACTCTGAAAGCCTCCGAAATCAGCCGTGACCGCGTTGAAGACGCGCGCAACGTTCTGAAAGAAGGCGAAGAAGTAGAAGCCAAGATCATCAGCGTTGACCGCAAGAGCCGCGTAATCCAGCTCTCCATCAAGTCGAAAGACGATGCTGAAGAGAAAGAAGCCATCCAGAGCCTGCGCGACAAGCCAGCTACCTCTGAGCCTTCTGCTGGTCCTACCACTCTGGGCGACCTGCTGCGTGCACAAATGGAAAAGCAGAACTAAGTTCTGTCAGACCATAGAAAAAGGGCGACTTCGGTCGCCCTTTTTTGTGCCTGGGATTTGGTGTTGTGCGAACTTCATCTTGGCGTTCTGCGGCTGGGGCGCTGTGGTCTCGCTGGTAGCGCATTCGCGCTCATAGGCTCCATCAGCCAGTTATCACTCTTTAGTGGCTTCTGTGCCGTTACGCGAGGCGAGGGGCGGTGGGCTCTAAAACCGTGGCTCTGAGAGTTACTCTCCAACTCTTTGAATATAAGTCAATACTTGGGCTGTTCAAATTCCTCCGGTCATGCTAAAACCTTCGAAGCGCTTTTCCTAGCTGCTTGAAAAAGAAGGGAAAAATATGACGAAGTCGGAGTTGATCGAACGAATTGTCACCCATCAAGGGCTGCTCTCATCCAAGGATGTGGAGCTGGCCATCAAGACCATGCTTGAGCAGATGTCGCAGTGTCTCGCTACCGGCGATCGGATTGAGATTCGTGGGTTTGGTAGCTTCTCACTGCACTATCGCGCGCCTCGTGTAGGTCGCAACCCGAAAACCGGGCAGTCCGTCAGCCTCGATGGCAAGTTCGTGCCTCACTTCAAGCCAGGCAAGGAATTGCGGGATCGGGTGAACGAAGACGAGGAAGAAGGCGTCTGAGTGTTTTTGGGGTAGGAGAAGGTTTATGCGTGGGGTAAAGCGCGTTGTGTTGGTGCTGATTACTTTGGTCGTCATGGTTGGGGTGCTAGCGTTTGTGCTGGAGAATCAACAGAGCGCCGCTTTGTCATTCCTGGGGTGGGCCACTCCCCAGGCACCGATTTCCATCTTTATTACATTGGCTTTGCTTGTAGGAATGATCGTTGGCCCATTGGTGGGTTTGGCGTTTAGGTTGAATCGCTCCCCTCGGTCGAAGAGGCTGGCGCCCTGATCGATAGCTCGGTGCGCACGGGGTGCCGCGCAAGCTTTTGTAATATTTTTCAAGAAGATTGGCTTTTTCGGAACAGTCCTACAGATTGTCAAGACTTGTAATATGGCAATTAGATGGCAAAATGCTTGCTGTTCTCGAGAATAGGCAATTTTTGTGGCTCATCCCAGCAGCGACGCCGGGGGCGAGCCAGATGTTTATAATTCTAAAAAACCATGAATTGTCTGCATAACGAGCCCGCAGTTTCTCTTTGAAGGCAGGTTTTTGTTGTGAGTAGTAGTTTTAATGCCCCTCCGGTACCACCATCCGATGAAATTGATCTTGTCGCGCTTTTTCAGGCGGTATGGCAGCAGAAAATACTTATCTTGGCCACCACGCTACTTGTGGGTTTGGTTGCGGTTATCTACGTATTTTCGGTTACGCCGGAATACCAAGTCAGTAGCGTACTTCGCCCAGCCGCAATTAACGAGTTGGATGCGTTAAATCGATCCGACGTGTACAAATTACCGCCGGGTGACGCGCTCATTAAAGTGGGCGCTTCGCTAGAATCATATGACACCCGTTTGGGATTCTTTCGTGCTAACCAAACGTTATTCAAGGCATTTGAGCGTCCTGGGCGTACGCTTGAGCAGAGCTTTGAGGAATTCAATCGTAAATCGATCACTCTGGTTCTTCCAGATTCCAAAAAAGCTGACTCGTTGAGTGCCTATATCAAGCTTGGAATGGAATACCCGAAAGGGGTAGATGGGGTCGCTATTCTCAATGGTTTTATTGCCTACGCCGTCGCCATGGAGCGAATACAGATTTCTAAGGATTTGGCCGTAATCGTCAAAAACCGTTTGAATGAACTTAATGGGAAGATGAACGCGGCCCGGGCCAGTTACGAGACTGATAAAGAAGCCAAGATAGCGTTATTGACAGAAAAGGACGTGTTGAATCGCGCACTGCTGCACGATGAACTGAAAGCGTTGAGAGCTCGTCTTAAAACTCAGCGTGCAGATCGGATAACTCAGCTAAATGAATCCATCGGAATTGCCAAATCGCTGGGTATCAGGAAGCCTGCCACGCCATCTTCGCTTGGTGATTCTGATCGCGGCGCCTCTTCCAATATGATTCGTACTGAAATCAATAATCAGGCAATTCCCTTGTACTTTATGGGGGTTGAAGCGCTGGAAGCAGAGCGTGCTGCATTGGAGCGACGTAAGTCGGATGATTTCACTGAGGCTCGAATCGCTGAGATCGCCAAAGAGTTCCAGTTGCTCCAGGCGAACCGTCAGATTGAAGTTCTCAATAGTCGTGAAAATGAAGATATCTTCTTGGGCGGAGTGGAACCGTTACGTACGGAAGAGGCTCGCCTTAAAAACCTCAATATTGACATGAGTCGTTTGAAACTTGTGACCATTGATCAGCAGGCACTTGAGCCGCTGAACCCGATTTTTCCAAAAAAATCTTTGGTTATTGCCTTGGGCTTGTTTCTGGGTTGCTTGCTGGGTGTGGCAATAGCATTGGTCCGCATGGCTATTGCGAGCAGACGTAATGCAGCGGTTCGTACAGCATTTCCTACTCCTTCCGCTGCGATTGAGCAGAAAGAGAGCGAGGTCAAGGCTGGCTAGCTGTATCAGAAACAGCTCTGGTCGTTTACCGCTGTCAGTTTTTAGTCAGTGGTAAAGCTCTGCTTTCACCTCGCGTTGACGAAATTCAACCGATTTCATTCGGGTAAGGTCCGTACCGGAATGTAGTCGGTTTTTGTCATTCGAATCACGTAGTATCATTGCCGTGTTGAGGCGTCTCAGTCTGCCGTGCTGTTCTGTGAACTGTCCGGGTTGCGGTGTTATGTGATGGCTTATTGCCCTACTTCAGAAGGGTACAAATTTGTCTGAATAGGCGAGATAGGCGAGCGCGTAGGCCTAATGGCCCGCGGTTAGTAGAAAGCGTTGGTGGCGAGCGTTGCGCCCGTGTTACCGGTGCTGGTTTATGAGGTAATACCTCAATTAGCAGAACTGATGGATTAGTTGGAAGCTCGTTGCGAAATTATTGCTGCCATGATCACACCAAAGAAACCCGCAGCAGCAGCGCGTCTGAAGCACTTTTATGCTGGAAGCCGTTTCAGTAAATTTTTTTGGATTCTTTGATTACGTAGGCCTTGAATATGCAAAAACTGGAAGATATTAAGCTCGCCATTATCGGCCTTGGT
Proteins encoded:
- a CDS encoding lipopolysaccharide assembly protein LapA domain-containing protein, which produces MRGVKRVVLVLITLVVMVGVLAFVLENQQSAALSFLGWATPQAPISIFITLALLVGMIVGPLVGLAFRLNRSPRSKRLAP
- a CDS encoding bifunctional prephenate dehydrogenase/3-phosphoshikimate 1-carboxyvinyltransferase, with product MIGRLVVVGLGLIGGSFAKGLRESGLCGEVVGVDLDPQSRKLAVELGVVDRCEADLAVACQGADVIQLAVPILAMEKLLALLAGMDLGRAILTDVGSAKGNVVRAARLAFGGMPARFVPGHPIAGSEQSGVEASNAQLFRRHKVILTPLDETDPAALAVVDRLWRELGADVEHMQVERHDEVLAATSHLPHLLAFGLVDSLAKRNENLDIFRYAAGGFRDFTRIAGSDPVMWHDIFLANRDAVLRTLDTFRSDLDALRDAVDAGDGHQLLGVFTRARVAREHFSKILARRAYMDAAVNADDLVFLASPGGRLSGQIRVPGDKSISHRSIMLGSLADGITEVEGFLEGEDALATLQAFRDMGVVIEGPHHGRVTIHGVGLHGLKPAPGPIYLGNSGTSMRLLSGLLAAQSFDSVLTGDASLSKRPMNRVARPLREMGAVIETGPEGRPPLTIRGGQTLKGLTYALPMASAQVKSCLLLAGLYAEGKTSITEPAPTRDHTERMLRGFGYPVEVAGATASVESGHSLTATHIEVPGDISSSAFFLVAASIAEGSELLLEHVGINPTRTGVIDILRLMGADITLENQREVGGEPVADLRVRAAPLRGIEIPEALVPLAIDEFPVLFVAAACAQGRTVLRGAEELRVKESDRIQVMADGLLALGVKCEPTPDGIIIEGGVIGGGEVHAHGDHRIAMAFSVASLRAAAPIRIHDCANVATSFPNFLTLCAQVGIRVAQEAQL
- the hisC gene encoding histidinol-phosphate transaminase, with translation MSGNFLALAQPGVQQLSPYVPGKPVDELARELNLDPSKIVKLASNENPLGPSPKVLAAIRDALAELTRYPDGNGFALKSLLAEKCRVELNQVTLGNGSNDILELVGRAYLAPGLNAVFSEHAFAVYPIVTQAVGAEARVIPARDWGHDLPAMLAAIDDKTRVVFIANPNNPTGTWFSAEVLDNFLQDVPEHVLVVLDEAYIEYAEGSDLPDGLDFLAAYPNLLVSRTFSKAYGLASLRVGYGLSTAVVADVLNRVRQPFNVNSLALAAACAAVQDAEYLEEGRRLNESGMLQLQEGFRELGLGWIPSKGNFICVDLGQVAAPVFQGLLREGVIVRPVANYGMPNHLRITIGLPAENSRFLEALAKVLARG
- the serC gene encoding 3-phosphoserine/phosphohydroxythreonine transaminase, translated to MSKRAYNFCAGPAALPEAVLQRAQGELLDWHGKGLSVMEMSHRSDEFVSIATKAEQDMRDLLDIPSDYKVLFLQGGASQQFAQIPLNLLPEDGTADYIDTGIWGQKAIEEASRYGHVNVAGTAKPYDYFAIPGQDEWKLSKDAAYVHYVANETIGGLEFDWVPEVGDVPLVCDMSSDILSRPIDVSRYGMIYAGAQKNIGPSGILVNIIREDLLGRARSLCPTMLNYKVAADNGSMYNTPPAFAWYLSGLVFEWLKEQGGVAAMGKLNEEKKRTLYDFIDASGLYSNPINLTDRSWMNVPFRLADDRLDKPFLAGADERGLLNLKGHRSVGGMRASIYNAVDIHAVRALVAYMAEFEKEHG
- the cmk gene encoding (d)CMP kinase, coding for MNIKAPVITIDGPSGSGKGTIAGILAKRLGWCLLDSGALYRLLAFAARNHGVDLTNEESLKLLAAHLDVQFVGATEGHPQRIILEGDDVTDDLRNEQVGSWASQVAALPAVRDALLQRQRAFQEPPGLVADGRDMGTVVFPEAPLKIFLTASAEERARRRYLQLKGKVDGVSLSSLLDEIRARDERDTQRAVAPLKPAADAIQLDSTELSIEQVLERILSEIAIRDIAG
- a CDS encoding Wzz/FepE/Etk N-terminal domain-containing protein is translated as MSSSFNAPPVPPSDEIDLVALFQAVWQQKILILATTLLVGLVAVIYVFSVTPEYQVSSVLRPAAINELDALNRSDVYKLPPGDALIKVGASLESYDTRLGFFRANQTLFKAFERPGRTLEQSFEEFNRKSITLVLPDSKKADSLSAYIKLGMEYPKGVDGVAILNGFIAYAVAMERIQISKDLAVIVKNRLNELNGKMNAARASYETDKEAKIALLTEKDVLNRALLHDELKALRARLKTQRADRITQLNESIGIAKSLGIRKPATPSSLGDSDRGASSNMIRTEINNQAIPLYFMGVEALEAERAALERRKSDDFTEARIAEIAKEFQLLQANRQIEVLNSRENEDIFLGGVEPLRTEEARLKNLNIDMSRLKLVTIDQQALEPLNPIFPKKSLVIALGLFLGCLLGVAIALVRMAIASRRNAAVRTAFPTPSAAIEQKESEVKAG
- the pheA gene encoding prephenate dehydratase is translated as MSEQELKALRVRIDSLDEKVLELISERARCAQEVARVKMASLAEGEVPVFYRPEREAQVLKRVMERNKGPLGNEEMARLFREIMSSCLALEQPLKVAYLGPEGTFTQAAAMKHFGHAVISKPMAAIDEVFREVAAGAVNFGVVPVENSTEGAVNHTLDSFLEHDMVICGEVELRIHHHLLVGENTKTDSISRIYSHAQSLAQCRKWLDAHYPNVERVAVSSNAEAAKRVKGEWNSAAIAGDMAAGLYGLTRLAEKIEDRPDNSTRFLMIGSQEVPPTGDDKTSIIVSMSNKPGALHELLVPFHDNGIDLTRIETRPSRSGKWTYVFFIDFVGHHRDPLVKGVLEKISQEAVALKVLGSYPKAVL
- the rpsA gene encoding 30S ribosomal protein S1; the encoded protein is MSESFAELFEESLKTLNLQAGSIITGVIVDIDYQARWVTVHAGLKSEALIPLEQFYNDAGDLTINVGDEVHVALDSVEDGFGETKLSREKAKRAECWIVLEAAFAAEEVVKGVINGKVKGGFTVDVNGIRAFLPGSLVDVRPVRDTTHLEGKELEFKVIKLDQKRNNVVVSRRSVLEAENSAEREALLESLQEGQQVKGIVKNLTDYGAFVDLGGVDGLLHITDMAWKRIKHPSEIVNVGDEIDVKVLKYDRERNRVSLGLKQLGEDPWVAIKARYPESTRVTARVTNLTDYGCFAELEEGVEGLVHVSEMDWTNKNIHPSKVVQVGDEVEVMVLDIDEERRRISLGIKQCKSNPWEDFSGQFNKGDKISGTIKSITDFGIFIGLDGGIDGLVHLSDISWNEVGEEAVRRFKKGDELDTVILSVDPERERISLGIKQLESDPFSEYVQENDKGAIVKGIVKEVDAKGAIITLADDIEATLKASEISRDRVEDARNVLKEGEEVEAKIISVDRKSRVIQLSIKSKDDAEEKEAIQSLRDKPATSEPSAGPTTLGDLLRAQMEKQN
- the ihfB gene encoding integration host factor subunit beta encodes the protein MTKSELIERIVTHQGLLSSKDVELAIKTMLEQMSQCLATGDRIEIRGFGSFSLHYRAPRVGRNPKTGQSVSLDGKFVPHFKPGKELRDRVNEDEEEGV